One region of Bosea sp. 29B genomic DNA includes:
- a CDS encoding GGDEF domain-containing protein translates to MLVAGIVFTAALFGHLTRPLGFLSTFWPANALLMGVMVRNPGWAGPLGWAGAAIGYLAADFAMGGSLGITLWLTAGNLTTASVGYLLFQHVAGADRRLERPQSLLFLLLIAFAAAASASAIGSGCLVVYFGQSPMQAFEFFLTSEFSSNLVVLPMVLTAPPLAELVKRLSARAAPSRWRPKAALPGVTLLASILVATAIGGTSAIAIPVPSILWCALSYGIFPTALLTFGLGLWQSTVLLSALAPGTTEYATALTSHRFGVALFSLGPIMVAAINAARSRLLRELDLAANQDVLTRTLSRRAFLARSEAALAQNLAESRPVALLMLDVDRFKLINDEYGHAIGDDVLLILAERISELLRRDDLFGRIGGEEFAIMVPGLTQPAALALAERLRDGCARLRVPVEGREPLVLTVSIGLVWGIPGSGCSLQHLLKQADDALYRAKRAGRDRVVEESLQAA, encoded by the coding sequence ATGCTGGTCGCGGGCATCGTCTTCACTGCTGCCCTGTTCGGCCACCTCACCCGTCCGCTCGGTTTCCTCTCCACCTTCTGGCCCGCCAATGCCCTGTTGATGGGCGTGATGGTACGCAATCCCGGCTGGGCTGGACCACTCGGCTGGGCGGGCGCCGCGATAGGGTATCTCGCCGCAGACTTCGCCATGGGCGGCAGCCTCGGCATCACGCTCTGGCTGACGGCGGGCAACCTGACCACCGCCAGCGTCGGGTATCTGCTGTTCCAGCACGTCGCCGGAGCGGATCGCCGGCTCGAACGGCCGCAATCGCTGCTGTTCCTGCTGCTGATCGCCTTCGCCGCCGCGGCTTCGGCCTCGGCCATCGGCAGCGGCTGCCTGGTCGTCTACTTCGGCCAGTCGCCGATGCAGGCCTTCGAGTTCTTCCTGACCAGCGAGTTCTCCAGCAATCTCGTGGTCCTGCCGATGGTCCTGACGGCACCGCCACTCGCCGAACTTGTGAAACGACTGAGCGCACGCGCCGCGCCGAGCAGATGGCGGCCGAAGGCGGCCCTTCCGGGCGTCACTTTGCTGGCTTCGATTCTCGTCGCCACAGCGATCGGCGGCACGAGTGCCATCGCGATCCCGGTTCCGTCGATCCTCTGGTGCGCGCTGAGCTACGGCATCTTCCCGACCGCGCTGCTGACCTTCGGGCTCGGCCTCTGGCAAAGCACGGTGCTGCTGTCCGCGCTGGCGCCGGGCACCACCGAATATGCCACCGCCCTCACCTCCCACCGCTTCGGCGTCGCCCTGTTCTCGCTCGGGCCGATCATGGTGGCGGCAATCAATGCCGCCCGCTCTCGCCTGCTGCGCGAGCTCGATCTTGCCGCCAATCAGGATGTCCTGACCCGAACGCTGTCGCGGCGCGCCTTCCTCGCCCGCAGCGAGGCCGCCCTGGCGCAGAACCTCGCCGAGAGCCGGCCGGTGGCCCTGCTGATGCTCGACGTCGACCGCTTCAAGCTCATCAACGACGAGTACGGCCACGCGATCGGGGACGACGTGCTGTTGATCCTGGCCGAGCGAATCTCGGAACTGCTGCGGCGAGATGATCTGTTCGGCCGGATCGGTGGCGAGGAATTCGCCATAATGGTCCCCGGTCTGACGCAACCCGCAGCGCTCGCTTTGGCAGAACGGCTGCGCGATGGCTGCGCCCGGCTGCGCGTCCCTGTCGAGGGACGGGAGCCGCTGGTGCTGACGGTCAGCATAGGCCTCGTCTGGGGTATCCCCGGGTCCGGCTGTTCCTTGCAACACTTGCTGAAGCAGGCAGACGACGCGCTCTACCGGGCCAAGCGCGCCGGCCGCGACCGCGTCGTCGAGGAGTCGCTCCAGGCGGCGTGA
- a CDS encoding aldehyde dehydrogenase family protein, whose translation MNAPFKNLIAGEWTGSQNASRNINPSNTNDVVGEYSQGSVEDLNNAVAAAKAAFPAWSRTTPQERYEILKKASDEILARKEELGKLLSREEGKTLPEGIGEATRAGQIFAFFAGECLRLNGESIPSVRPGVGVEVTREPVGIVGMITPWNFPIAIPAWKVAPALAYGNCVVIKPADLVPGSAWALVDIIQRAGLPKGVLNLVMGRGSVVGQALLEHKDVHAISFTGSVSTGRKVAAACISGNPMKKVQLEMGGKNPLVVLDDADLKVAVECAVQGAFFSTGQRCTASSRLIVQAGIHDRFVEACIERLKGVTIDDALKAGTTIGPVVDQSQLDQNLKYIQIARDEGGKLAWGGELLNRENPGFYLQPALFTETTNAMRISREEVFGPVANVVRVKDYEEALAIANDTEFGLSSGICTTSLKYATHFKRNAEAGMVMVNLATAGVDYHVPFGGRKGSSYGPREQGAYAREFYTTVKTSYTLA comes from the coding sequence ATGAATGCTCCCTTCAAGAATCTGATCGCCGGTGAATGGACCGGCTCGCAGAACGCTTCGCGCAATATCAACCCCTCCAACACCAACGACGTCGTCGGTGAGTATTCGCAAGGGTCCGTCGAGGATCTGAACAATGCGGTCGCCGCCGCCAAGGCCGCCTTCCCGGCCTGGAGCCGCACCACCCCGCAGGAGCGCTACGAGATCCTGAAGAAGGCCTCCGACGAGATCCTCGCCCGCAAGGAAGAGCTCGGAAAGCTGCTCTCGCGTGAGGAAGGCAAGACCCTGCCGGAAGGCATCGGCGAGGCGACCCGCGCCGGCCAGATCTTCGCCTTCTTCGCTGGCGAGTGCCTGCGTCTGAACGGCGAGAGCATCCCCTCCGTGCGCCCCGGCGTCGGCGTCGAGGTCACCCGCGAGCCGGTCGGCATCGTCGGCATGATCACGCCCTGGAACTTCCCGATCGCGATCCCGGCCTGGAAGGTCGCCCCTGCGCTCGCCTACGGCAATTGCGTCGTGATCAAGCCGGCCGACCTCGTGCCCGGCTCGGCCTGGGCGCTGGTCGACATCATCCAGCGCGCCGGCCTGCCCAAGGGCGTGCTCAACCTGGTGATGGGCCGCGGCTCGGTCGTCGGCCAGGCGCTGCTCGAGCACAAGGATGTGCACGCGATCTCCTTCACCGGCTCGGTCTCGACCGGGCGCAAGGTCGCGGCGGCCTGCATCTCCGGCAACCCGATGAAGAAGGTGCAGCTCGAGATGGGCGGCAAGAACCCGCTCGTCGTGCTCGATGACGCTGACCTCAAGGTCGCCGTCGAATGCGCGGTGCAGGGCGCCTTCTTCTCGACCGGCCAGCGCTGCACGGCCTCCTCGCGCCTGATCGTCCAGGCCGGGATCCATGACCGCTTCGTCGAGGCCTGCATCGAGCGGCTGAAGGGCGTCACCATCGACGACGCGCTGAAGGCCGGCACCACGATCGGCCCGGTGGTCGATCAGAGCCAGCTCGACCAGAACCTGAAATACATCCAGATCGCCCGTGACGAAGGTGGCAAGCTCGCCTGGGGCGGCGAACTGCTCAACCGCGAGAACCCCGGCTTCTACCTGCAGCCGGCGCTGTTCACCGAGACCACCAACGCCATGCGCATCTCGCGCGAGGAGGTCTTCGGCCCGGTCGCCAACGTCGTCCGCGTCAAGGATTACGAGGAGGCGCTCGCCATCGCCAACGACACCGAGTTCGGCCTGTCCTCGGGCATCTGCACGACCTCGCTGAAGTATGCGACGCACTTCAAGCGCAATGCCGAGGCCGGCATGGTGATGGTCAACCTCGCCACCGCGGGCGTCGACTACCATGTGCCGTTCGGCGGCCGGAAGGGCTCCAGCTACGGCCCGCGCGAGCAGGGCGCTTATGCTCGCGAGTTCTACACCACGGTGAAGACCTCCTACACGCTCGCCTGA
- a CDS encoding HAD-IA family hydrolase, whose translation MARPSIRGVLFDKDGTLIDYQASWAPTNLGAGRLAAQGDTELAARLLTIAGVDPATGYATSDGLLASGNTEDVAQAWVEAGAPFGMLELTDRLDTLFRSAVVAAVPVCDLAALFTGLTDRGLVLGIASSDSEAAVAATAERFGLEPHLAFLCGYDSGHGPKPERGMVDGFCRATGLSADAVAVVGDSSHDMHMAAAAGAGLRVAVLTGAGSAETLRPLSHLLLPSIAGLEQALFA comes from the coding sequence ATGGCGCGTCCTTCCATCCGCGGCGTCCTGTTCGATAAGGACGGCACGCTGATCGACTACCAGGCGAGCTGGGCGCCAACCAATCTCGGCGCCGGCCGGCTCGCAGCCCAGGGCGACACCGAGCTGGCGGCGCGGCTGCTGACGATCGCCGGCGTCGATCCCGCGACCGGCTACGCCACCTCCGACGGCCTGCTCGCCTCGGGCAATACCGAGGACGTGGCGCAGGCCTGGGTCGAGGCCGGCGCTCCGTTCGGCATGCTGGAATTGACCGATCGGCTCGATACGCTTTTTCGGTCCGCGGTCGTCGCGGCCGTGCCGGTCTGCGATCTCGCCGCCCTGTTCACTGGTCTGACCGACCGCGGGCTGGTCCTCGGCATAGCCTCCAGCGACAGCGAGGCGGCAGTCGCAGCGACGGCCGAGCGCTTCGGCCTTGAACCCCATCTCGCCTTCCTCTGCGGCTATGATTCCGGCCATGGCCCCAAGCCGGAGCGCGGCATGGTCGACGGCTTCTGCAGGGCGACCGGCCTTTCGGCGGACGCCGTCGCCGTCGTCGGCGATTCCAGCCATGACATGCACATGGCGGCTGCGGCCGGGGCTGGCCTGCGGGTCGCAGTCCTGACCGGGGCCGGCAGCGCCGAGACCTTGCGCCCACTTAGCCATCTGCTGCTGCCGAGCATCGCCGGGCTGGAGCAGGCGCTGTTTGCTTGA
- a CDS encoding circularly permuted type 2 ATP-grasp protein produces the protein MALQRRSSSTRTRNERRNALLAGYRPLPGAYDELMAPDGSIRPHWEPFLAEWSALSGDELQRRFGLADRHVRDTGVSYRVHGDLDESDPLAGERSWPLNHAPLVLTGQEWKTIAAGVAQRAELLDTVLGDIYGPGRLIAEGALPAAAITGSPDYLRPVQGTAGAGQLQIYAADLGRGPDGRWWVLNDRTQAPSGAGYALENRLALGRAFPDLFRTMNVERLAGFFQGFRAGLVSRARRVEPRICLLTPGQMHESYFEQAYLARYLGFLLVEGGDLVMRDGLVHVRTIAGFKRADIIWRRIDGDFADPLELNAASALGVPGLVESVRAENVVVANGLGSGVVEARALMGFMPRLARDVLGEDLILPNVATWWCGQPRERGIVLDRLNEMSVSAAFRAPGDGLDGGTVLVADLDKAEREALRARIAERGLDYVGQEVVNLSTMPVMQGGRLEPRPMTLRVFAAATPDGWQVMPGGFCRISEECDARAVTMRSGVRSSDVWVTSDQPVEQVTLLPSPDRIGIRRIVGILPSRAADNLFWLGRYLERSEATLRLVRALLGRLINADDQAPGHAETIKRLANLLVAWGAAPTGSKGRSITAQARSALHDLDQYGSAAASVREARRTVSVIRERLSIDAWRLFGDLQRQLADPGKPTSAGEAFEIADTALKSLAAFSGLSQENMVRGAGWRFLDIGRRVERGVTTCRFARHFVENDAPGNSLDALLDLTDSQITYRSRYMLGASLQPVLDLVMLDPYNPRSVAFQIERLDAEIAALPCLNDDGMLEEPRRLALKLAAECRTAEASRLDRTGILYFEQLLMGLSNAVAERYFLQNSRPERSRMTRLA, from the coding sequence ATGGCTTTGCAGCGCCGATCGAGTTCGACGCGGACGCGCAACGAGCGCCGCAATGCCCTGCTCGCGGGCTATCGGCCGCTGCCCGGCGCTTATGACGAGCTGATGGCGCCTGACGGCTCGATCCGGCCGCATTGGGAGCCGTTCCTGGCGGAATGGTCGGCGCTCTCCGGCGACGAGCTGCAGCGCCGTTTCGGCCTCGCCGACCGGCATGTGCGCGACACCGGCGTCTCCTATCGCGTCCATGGCGATCTCGACGAGAGCGATCCCCTCGCCGGCGAGCGCTCATGGCCGCTCAATCACGCACCGCTCGTACTCACCGGGCAGGAGTGGAAGACGATCGCCGCCGGCGTCGCGCAGCGCGCTGAACTGCTCGATACCGTGCTCGGCGACATCTACGGACCCGGCCGATTGATCGCGGAAGGCGCGCTGCCGGCCGCCGCCATCACCGGCAGCCCCGACTATCTCAGGCCGGTGCAAGGCACGGCCGGCGCGGGCCAACTGCAGATCTACGCCGCCGATCTCGGCCGCGGTCCGGACGGGCGCTGGTGGGTGCTGAACGACCGCACCCAGGCACCATCCGGTGCGGGCTATGCGCTGGAGAACCGGCTCGCTCTCGGCCGCGCCTTCCCGGACCTGTTCCGGACGATGAACGTCGAGCGGCTCGCCGGCTTCTTCCAGGGCTTCCGCGCCGGGCTCGTCTCGCGCGCCCGGCGGGTCGAGCCGCGCATCTGCCTGCTGACGCCGGGCCAGATGCACGAAAGCTATTTCGAGCAGGCCTATCTCGCCCGCTATCTCGGCTTCCTGCTGGTCGAGGGCGGCGACCTCGTCATGCGCGACGGGCTGGTGCATGTGCGCACCATCGCCGGCTTCAAGCGCGCCGATATCATCTGGCGGCGCATCGACGGCGATTTCGCCGACCCGCTCGAACTCAATGCCGCCTCGGCGCTCGGCGTGCCCGGGCTGGTCGAGTCGGTGCGGGCCGAGAACGTCGTCGTCGCCAACGGGCTCGGCTCCGGCGTGGTCGAGGCGCGGGCGCTGATGGGCTTCATGCCCCGGCTGGCGCGGGACGTCCTCGGGGAAGATCTGATCCTGCCGAACGTCGCGACCTGGTGGTGCGGTCAACCGCGCGAGCGCGGGATCGTGCTCGACCGGCTGAACGAGATGAGCGTCTCCGCCGCCTTCCGCGCACCCGGCGACGGGCTCGACGGCGGCACCGTGCTGGTCGCCGATCTCGACAAGGCCGAGCGTGAGGCTTTGCGAGCTCGCATCGCCGAGCGCGGGCTCGACTATGTCGGGCAGGAGGTGGTCAACCTCTCGACGATGCCGGTGATGCAAGGCGGGCGGCTGGAGCCGCGGCCGATGACACTGCGCGTCTTTGCCGCCGCGACGCCCGATGGCTGGCAGGTGATGCCCGGCGGCTTCTGCCGCATCTCCGAGGAGTGCGATGCGCGCGCCGTGACGATGCGCTCGGGCGTGCGCTCCAGCGATGTCTGGGTGACCTCCGACCAGCCGGTCGAGCAAGTGACGCTGCTGCCGAGCCCGGACCGGATCGGCATCCGTCGCATCGTCGGCATCCTGCCGAGCCGCGCCGCCGACAACCTGTTCTGGCTCGGGCGCTATCTGGAGCGCAGCGAAGCGACGCTCAGGCTGGTGCGCGCCTTGCTCGGGCGCCTGATCAATGCCGACGACCAGGCGCCGGGCCATGCCGAGACGATCAAGCGGCTCGCCAATCTGCTGGTCGCCTGGGGTGCGGCGCCGACGGGCAGCAAGGGTCGGTCCATCACGGCGCAGGCGCGCTCGGCCCTGCATGATCTCGACCAATACGGCTCCGCCGCCGCCTCCGTCCGCGAGGCACGCCGCACCGTCTCTGTCATCCGCGAGCGGCTCTCGATCGACGCCTGGCGTCTGTTCGGCGACCTGCAACGCCAGCTCGCCGACCCCGGCAAGCCGACCAGCGCCGGCGAGGCCTTCGAGATCGCCGATACCGCCTTGAAGTCGCTCGCCGCCTTTTCCGGTCTCTCACAGGAGAACATGGTGCGCGGCGCCGGCTGGCGCTTCCTCGACATCGGCCGGCGGGTTGAACGTGGCGTCACCACCTGCCGCTTCGCCCGGCATTTCGTCGAGAACGATGCGCCGGGCAACAGCCTTGACGCGCTGCTCGACCTGACGGACTCGCAGATCACCTATCGCTCGCGCTACATGCTCGGCGCCTCGCTCCAGCCGGTGCTCGATCTCGTCATGCTGGATCCCTACAATCCGCGCTCGGTCGCCTTCCAGATCGAACGTCTCGACGCCGAGATCGCAGCCCTGCCCTGCCTCAACGATGACGGGATGCTGGAAGAGCCGCGCCGGCTCGCGCTCAAGCTCGCTGCCGAATGCCGCACGGCGGAAGCCAGCCGCCTTGATCGCACCGGCATCCTCTATTTCGAGCAATTGCTGATGGGGCTCTCAAACGCGGTGGCCGAGCGCTATTTCCTGCAAAACTCCAGGCCGGAACGGTCGCGGATGACGCGTCTGGCATAG
- a CDS encoding BMP family protein, whose amino-acid sequence MPGSLHRRSFLALAAMMSLSGRALAAAPKVAALFAGKVDDNGFMQAGYEGLKLAESRLGVAVAFEQGVAPKPEDLTAALRKLAGSRPDLVIAHGGQNNAAAKTVAAEFPDIRFVVTQGNVTGPNLASYEVLQEHSAFLAGMLAGLTTRTGVVGHMSGIRVTPGLKGRAAYAAGVRYANLDAKVLTNFSGNQDDNALSKKIASAMIAAKADIIFTMLNAGRAGAIEACREGGVKQIGNVRDWTLVVPDVFVASAFADAGRALFNATEDLVQARLAVGQIRQIGLESPEAVRLIIVPSVPADVRSKVEAMAAEIAARRFEVPTEWQGEEFQNPA is encoded by the coding sequence ATGCCAGGATCGCTTCACCGTCGTAGCTTTCTCGCTCTCGCGGCAATGATGTCGTTGTCAGGCCGAGCCTTGGCTGCGGCGCCGAAGGTCGCTGCGCTCTTCGCCGGCAAGGTCGATGACAACGGCTTCATGCAGGCGGGCTATGAGGGCTTGAAGCTGGCGGAGAGCCGGCTCGGCGTTGCGGTCGCTTTCGAGCAGGGCGTTGCGCCCAAGCCAGAGGATCTGACTGCAGCACTGCGCAAGCTGGCGGGCAGCCGCCCCGATCTCGTCATTGCGCATGGCGGGCAGAACAATGCAGCGGCCAAGACGGTTGCAGCGGAGTTTCCTGACATCCGTTTCGTCGTCACTCAAGGCAATGTCACGGGTCCCAATCTCGCGAGTTACGAGGTGCTGCAGGAGCACTCGGCCTTCCTCGCTGGCATGCTCGCCGGCTTGACCACCAGGACCGGCGTCGTCGGCCATATGTCCGGCATCAGGGTGACGCCCGGATTGAAGGGCCGGGCGGCCTATGCCGCCGGCGTGCGCTACGCCAATCTCGATGCGAAGGTCCTGACCAATTTCTCCGGCAACCAGGACGACAATGCGTTGTCGAAGAAGATTGCCTCCGCGATGATCGCGGCCAAGGCCGACATCATCTTCACCATGCTCAACGCCGGGCGCGCTGGTGCGATCGAGGCCTGCCGCGAGGGCGGCGTAAAGCAGATCGGCAATGTCCGCGACTGGACGCTGGTGGTGCCGGATGTCTTTGTCGCCTCGGCCTTTGCCGATGCTGGGCGGGCGCTCTTCAACGCGACGGAGGACCTGGTTCAGGCGCGTCTCGCCGTGGGCCAGATCAGACAGATCGGTCTGGAGTCGCCGGAAGCCGTGCGCCTGATCATTGTCCCATCCGTGCCAGCCGATGTCCGGAGCAAGGTCGAGGCGATGGCGGCCGAGATCGCCGCGCGCCGCTTCGAGGTTCCGACCGAATGGCAGGGTGAGGAATTTCAGAATCCGGCCTGA
- a CDS encoding transglutaminase family protein, with product MIYDIRHLTAYSYSRPVPFARCILRVLPRDGVGQRVLTSQLSVAPRGAERRDGVCFFGNRTTTLTIAKPHRELRIEMTSRVEVTRAVAPFPALTRGWEEVAELALQAQSLSPDSPAQYLYPSRLAPTVPEITDYARKSFATKRPVFEAASELMARIRKEFVYDPEATEVSTPIREAFANRHGVCQDFAHIMIAGLRGLGLPAAYVSGYLRTIPPAGQPRLEGADATHAWVMLWCGPETGWIGLDPTNDLVVADDHIVTATGRDYADVSPLDGVLVGPGNQKLDVKVDVVPVI from the coding sequence GTGATCTACGACATCCGCCATCTCACGGCTTACAGCTATAGCCGGCCGGTTCCGTTTGCCCGCTGCATCCTGCGCGTGCTGCCGCGCGACGGCGTCGGCCAGCGTGTCCTGACGAGCCAGCTCTCCGTGGCGCCGCGCGGCGCCGAGCGGCGCGACGGCGTCTGCTTCTTCGGCAACCGCACGACGACGCTGACCATCGCCAAGCCGCATCGCGAACTCAGGATCGAGATGACCTCGCGGGTCGAGGTGACGCGGGCGGTCGCACCCTTCCCGGCCCTGACGCGAGGCTGGGAGGAGGTCGCCGAACTCGCATTGCAGGCGCAGAGCCTTTCTCCGGATTCCCCCGCCCAGTATCTCTATCCCAGCCGGCTGGCGCCGACCGTGCCGGAGATCACCGATTATGCCCGCAAGAGCTTTGCGACGAAGCGGCCGGTCTTCGAGGCGGCGAGCGAGCTGATGGCCCGCATCCGCAAGGAGTTCGTCTACGATCCCGAGGCGACCGAGGTCTCGACGCCGATCCGCGAGGCCTTCGCCAATCGCCACGGCGTCTGCCAGGACTTCGCCCATATCATGATCGCGGGCTTGAGGGGCCTCGGCCTGCCGGCCGCCTATGTCAGCGGCTATCTGCGCACCATCCCGCCAGCGGGCCAGCCCAGATTGGAGGGCGCCGACGCCACCCACGCCTGGGTGATGCTCTGGTGCGGACCGGAGACCGGCTGGATCGGGCTCGACCCGACAAACGATCTCGTCGTCGCCGACGACCATATCGTCACCGCGACAGGGCGCGACTATGCCGACGTCTCGCCGCTCGACGGCGTGCTGGTCGGCCCGGGCAACCAGAAGCTCGACGTCAAGGTCGACGTGGTCCCTGTCATATGA